Proteins from a genomic interval of Piscinibacter sp. HJYY11:
- a CDS encoding TetR/AcrR family transcriptional regulator, with translation MLTEELSPKAQEIAARTRALLTAGGYHSFSYADLAAKVNITKASIHHHFPSKAQLVKTVVVQHREQMMQGLAQLESQLGDPVATLNAYVDHWAECIRTNAPPFCINAMLATELPTVPEEVAVEVRAHFEGLSDWLESVLTKGARRGRIQLRQDAASEARSLMAVVHGAMLVARALGDAGAFHTVVQPALRALVKSS, from the coding sequence ATGCTCACCGAAGAACTCTCTCCCAAGGCTCAGGAAATCGCCGCGCGCACGCGGGCCCTGCTCACTGCCGGGGGGTACCACAGCTTCAGCTACGCCGACCTCGCAGCAAAGGTCAACATCACCAAGGCCAGCATTCACCACCATTTCCCGAGCAAAGCCCAACTGGTCAAGACCGTGGTGGTGCAGCACCGCGAACAGATGATGCAGGGCCTGGCCCAGCTGGAGAGCCAGCTCGGCGATCCCGTGGCCACGCTCAACGCCTACGTCGACCACTGGGCCGAATGCATCCGCACCAACGCTCCGCCTTTCTGCATCAACGCCATGCTCGCCACCGAGCTACCGACCGTCCCCGAGGAGGTCGCCGTAGAAGTGCGGGCGCATTTCGAGGGCTTGAGCGACTGGCTCGAGTCAGTGCTCACGAAAGGCGCACGCCGCGGGCGCATCCAGCTCAGACAAGACGCAGCGAGCGAGGCACGCTCGCTGATGGCCGTCGTGCACGGCGCGATGCTCGTCGCACGCGCGCTCGGTGACGCCGGGGCCTTCCACACCGTCGTACAGCCCGCACTCCGCGCGCTGGTCAAGTCGTCCTGA
- a CDS encoding MFS transporter yields the protein MADTANARSTWWVVLGLGITQIISWGSIYYAFSLLIDPLAIAVAVDKPTIVGAFSIALLVAGLASAPVGSAVDRHGGRWVMAAGSVLGAACLVALAHVQSVAQLYSVFVGLGLAMAATLYDPAFAVLGQVFREGQRKAITALTLFGGFASTVFWPLTQWLIEGRGWQGALMVLGLLNLVVCAPVHLLMLSGRTLSAEATGGKRPVDRTALQSVLRDSRFYWLCLAFTGNALVFSAMSVHLISLLQDKGLTLAQAAWIGALIGPMQVLGRIMEYVFLSKIHPARVGMLAMWLLPVALALLAVLGGQMAGLAAFALLYGASNGVMTIVRGAIPAELYGRENYGTVNGAMATPVLVAKAAGPIAASLVIAVSTGGSGLVWLLAAVAAASAGLFTLTLRTRSPERADVIVRGRS from the coding sequence GTGGCTGACACGGCGAACGCGCGGTCGACCTGGTGGGTCGTGCTGGGGCTCGGGATCACCCAGATCATTTCCTGGGGATCGATTTACTACGCGTTCTCCCTGCTGATCGACCCCTTGGCCATCGCTGTGGCGGTGGACAAGCCGACGATCGTGGGCGCGTTTTCCATCGCCCTGCTCGTCGCCGGCCTGGCCTCGGCGCCGGTCGGGTCGGCGGTCGACAGACATGGCGGCCGCTGGGTCATGGCCGCGGGCTCCGTGCTGGGGGCAGCCTGCCTTGTGGCGCTCGCGCATGTGCAGTCGGTGGCGCAGCTGTATTCGGTCTTCGTCGGGCTGGGTTTGGCGATGGCGGCCACGCTGTACGACCCTGCCTTTGCGGTGCTTGGGCAGGTCTTTCGCGAAGGGCAACGCAAGGCGATCACCGCGCTCACGCTCTTCGGTGGCTTTGCGAGCACGGTCTTCTGGCCGCTCACACAATGGCTGATTGAAGGTCGCGGCTGGCAAGGTGCCTTGATGGTGCTTGGTCTCCTCAACCTGGTGGTTTGTGCGCCGGTGCACCTGCTCATGCTGTCTGGACGAACGTTGTCCGCCGAAGCCACCGGCGGCAAGCGTCCAGTGGACCGCACCGCACTTCAATCGGTGCTCAGAGACTCCAGGTTCTATTGGCTCTGCCTTGCCTTCACCGGCAACGCCTTGGTGTTCTCGGCGATGTCGGTGCACCTGATCTCGCTGCTGCAGGACAAGGGCCTGACGCTCGCTCAGGCGGCCTGGATTGGTGCGCTCATCGGCCCGATGCAGGTGCTCGGGCGGATCATGGAGTACGTGTTCTTGTCGAAGATTCATCCCGCACGGGTGGGCATGCTGGCCATGTGGCTCCTACCGGTGGCGCTCGCGCTCCTCGCGGTGCTGGGCGGCCAGATGGCGGGCCTGGCAGCTTTTGCGCTGCTCTATGGCGCAAGCAACGGCGTGATGACGATTGTGCGTGGTGCGATTCCAGCCGAGCTGTATGGGCGGGAGAACTACGGCACCGTCAACGGTGCGATGGCGACGCCGGTGCTTGTGGCAAAGGCGGCGGGGCCGATCGCCGCTTCGCTGGTCATTGCGGTGTCGACTGGTGGCTCGGGGCTGGTTTGGCTCCTGGCAGCCGTTGCGGCGGCATCGGCAGGACTCTTCACGTTGACGTTGCGCACTCGCTCGCCGGAACGCGCTGACGTCATCGTGAGGGGACGTTCATGA